In Ornithodoros turicata isolate Travis chromosome 1, ASM3712646v1, whole genome shotgun sequence, the DNA window AGGGACGCCTCACCCCGCCTTCCTGTGTAGATGGCTTCACTGAATAACTTTAAGATAAAGGTTACAAACCTAGCAACGCAGTGGGTGCTGTGGGTGTCACTGAGCGGCACGTGTGTAAAACACCTGATAAGCGGAATCGGGTCATGCGTCCCAGAAGTAGGGGGCGTAAAAGGGCTATATAAGGGATAGGCACGAAAACCACGGCCTTTTTTTTTGGGTTCGGCTCCTTGAGTTGTGGCTGCCTTGCTTGCTGTGAGAAGGTATGGAATAaaccttgtttgttgtttgaacccttttcgtttgctgtgtcttccttggcgacggaaccgacggactgacgccccgaggttgtggaaacaccgggtttccacaactgccgcccaacgtttggggtcacagttcgtccgttcgacagcggggaggacgcagcacgcgttgttaattttttcctttggtacgttttttctttttcttttctttcatgcAGGACCCGCCGGTttgtttgtgttctttttccggggtgtcattttttttttcttttccttttttgagctAGCGTTTTGTTTGTTCGAGTGTGTTTCAGTTGTTTTCGAGTGCTTCGCAGCTCCCACTCGCAGCTCCCActcaaagcaacctgcaggttgctttgatcggagacgccgctcgctggcttcggctgcagtcgaggtttacgtccgttcaggactttcagaagcggtttaagagcgaatttcttccaccggattacgaatatcgtatcctggaggagctgcataagcgtactcagcatccagatgagaccttagcagaattcgttcgggccttgCAAGACCTGTATAGCAGAGCTGAACCTACTGCTACAGAGGAGCAGCGTGTGAcgcgggctatccgtcagtgtcatcctcgctaccggccctatcttcgagcccatcgctttaataGCCTTGAGGCGCTGGCGCAAGAGGCTCGCTCAATTGAAGGAGACCTCTTAGCGGAACTCGACtatcggcccccgccgccgtctgaattggcgttagaaccgcgctgtgcgtggtcagcgggagcagcctcggttGAGCGCCCACCTGCAGTGGGACTGGATGAGCCGAACCGCAATTATTATGTGGAGCCATCACGCCGAGCACCCGATCCCTTCCGTTATGaacagagggcgatccccgcaggaacgagccttggcaGACCCGTCCTGTCCCATAATCATGGGCAACCCGGCTATTTAGCTGGCGAAACCCCAAGGAGGCCGCAGGAGCAACGGCATGCTCCGCGGCAGCAACACAGAATGCCAGCCGGCTGTTGGACGTGCGGCAGCCCGGACCACTTTCGTCGGGACTGTCCGCAGCAAAGACCAAAcccccgtaatgtgccaacgggaaacggtcgcagccgacgCCGGTAAACAATCGCTCAGcgacgtcggctatctgccgaaagagcgaacgaacggttacaatccgtgaccctgataattcagaagctggctttgcaagcagcaagataaaaggagacgctttagctccttttgctttttctgtccgagataacatcgaggacaaggaaccaaacatcgctgttcgaattttggggagagattacatcgcccttatcgacacgggcgctacagtctcccttatcggcgattgtgtttacgagcactgcgcatcacggaatgtggaattgcaatccacagatgtcactctacgtcttgcttccaacgacgtgattccagcacaaactgcagttgtgctctggcttcgctttgatgggagacgacgaaagcagcgcttcgtccaccttcctggcctggcagtgcccgttatcctgggcagggacttcatcatccggcagaaatttgtgctggacctgcccaatggaggatacgtctaccacggatcgtcaggattttttcctttcgccgtgccacaggacagcagttcagctaagcaagctgcagcaacgtccgtcgaaccgtccccgctcccgactgtcttggggtcattccatggtcccgaggaggagcgccgtcagcttaaacaagtactgcggcagtttgacggtgtcttcacggaaaaacccagtaagtcgtctgtgttacagcatagcatagacacgggtaacgctaggccctggcgttgtaatccgagaccattgagtgtgcataagcgtgcttcgttagacgctgctcttgatgaaatgctccaaaccggtgcagttcaaaggtcccagagcccttgggcgtttcctgtcgtcctggctccgaaacgtgatggtacggctaggttgtgcgtcgactaccgtcgacttaacgcagtaactgtaagggactcttacccctttccgtccatcgagtctattatgtattccctgggcaacgctacagtgttttcaacgcttgattgtagtagagggtttttgcaaatccaagttgccccggaggatgtcccgaaaacagcctttacctgtcataggggtttgtttgagtttgtacggatgcctttcggtctgtctaactctcccgccagtttccaacgggtaatggataccgtattgggagatgcgaagtataacttcgcgatggcgtacatggatgatgtcgtagtgttttccagaaactttcaggaacacttggaacacctgtcaatcgtccttgcaaggatgaagcaggcggggctaatcataaacccccgcaaggtgcagctggcatcgcctaggatcagcctcctcggcttcatggtggacggaggaaccatcagtcctagcgatgacaagctaaaggcgatcatggagtatccggttcccggtaacgtaaaagccttgcagcgtttcttgggtatggttggtttctacagacaattcattcctaattgcgctgagttagcgcagccgcttaaccggttgttgcacaacgatacaccctggcagtggggagaggagcacgaacgatcatttcgagctctttctcacgcgatcgctaatacggccaggctatatttgcctgacctgaacaaaccgtttgtagtgcaaacagatgctagcgattatggggttggcgcagttctcttgcaggagcatgacgctattctctgtccagtggcttttgcaagtcgcacgctgaatcccgcagaacggaattactccgtcacggaaaaggagtgcttggcgatcatcttcgctctcaggaagtttgatctgtacctggacggcaccactttcactgtccagactgaccaccaggcactttcctggctgcagcggctccacaacccatctggacgtcttgccaggtgggccctgacgctacaaggctactccttcaacgtggagtacaggcggggctcgacaaacgtggtagcagacgcgctttcccgtgcgcctctaccggaggggggagaggaaggcaccgatgcgccttcccagctcctggcagcagcacaagtggcacgagacgtatcttcgtcttggggcacggtcgtgagcagagagcagctcctagacgctcagagagcggacggcctttgtcagcgggtgtctcaatggttagctgagcaggactcggcaggcaccggaacgactgacggacggcacgactcctatctgctgggcgaggatggcatcctgttcagatacataccccaggcggatgacgatgacggctcatccccattcagagtcgtggtgccacggaagttgcgtaagtctttcatacgttactttcatgattcggccttggcaggtcacagcagtggcaggaaaacttatgaaaagttatgtcgtgttgcgacatggccaggaatgaggcaggatgtaacaaagtatgttcgtacttgtcccgtatgccagagagcaaaacctcgtggtggtttaccccctgggcgcttacagcctattcagagtaataggccctggcagatagttgcttgtgatgtgatgggaccgtttccacgtagtcctagaggtaaccagtatttgtttgtggttactgatcatttcacgaaatgggttgagctgtttcctctcaggacactgacttcccagagagtgtgggaaagactactcgacaccttttgccggttcgggtttcctgctcagctcatcacggataacgctacctactttacaagtaaggtgttctcagattcttgcgctgtcttaggcattcagcacaagaagacttccccatatcaccctcaggctaacattaccgaacgtgttaatcggaacctgaaaatgatgttggttgcttttactagtcagcaccaccgtgattgggatcttcgcctggctgaactggcgttcgctacacggacaacagtaaacagatctacaggcttcaccccggcgttcctgaacttgggacgagaggccccttttccagtggagaatgctctgggcctccgggatggtgctacccggcctccttattcaaggtttgctgaggacctccggagtcgactggacgatgcagcccggacggctcgggagaacctggacgtcgcaaggttggaccaggctcgccagtacaaccgtggacgtcggaacctcacctacagcgtcggtgacctcgtccttcgacggactcacccgctaagtgatgcgtcacgaggctttgcagcttcactcgcagataggtgggatggccccttcgaggtaagtgcgtgctcctccggcctcacttacaggcttcgtcgttatgacacgggcgaagaaactgggccagtacatatctcggacctgaagacttaccacctccgagaccccgagagtgaagaagcagacggtcagcttcctcctcaagacctggaccaggatcccgttcccggaccttccaggcgctacagtttgcgtccccgcaggcggcgcatgtAGCTGtcactatctccatcgctaaaCCTAGTGCTTGAGACTTAGTGTACAGTCTCTTGATCGTGTGACTACCGTTTCTTTCACGACATACGCACGAAGGCCTTGTCAGGCTCTCGACGTTAGGTGCTTCCACCTGATGGTTCTTATTTATCCCTTTTTTTAGACAATGTCTCCAAGAACGAGAAACCCCAGAAGCCACGCACCTCCCCCGGACCGACAGCAGCACACCTCGCAAGTGCAACGGGAGAGACGACAGGACTCCCGCGGCCCACAACCGCCTCACTCAAGGGCTACCTCCATCGCCACCTGGACGGTGGTGGCGCTGAACAGACCAGTCTCCTGGGCCTCCAGGACCCGGTGGTCCAGTCAACCCAGGCCGCTGCGCGGAATGGACCCCAGCCAAGTGCCCCCACCCTTCAGGGGGCTCACACTGGAAGATCGGCATCCAGCCGACCCACCCATCGCCCTGACCGAAGACGAAAGGCGCCTTCTGTGCCCAGTCTGCGGGGTGCCAGAGCTGCACCGCTCCGCCCATCGTCGAGGCCCCCTCCACCGCGCAAAAGTGGAAGGCCTCCGAGAAGCTCGATCCACAGGATCCGACGTGGCAGCAGCAGTGGCCGTGCTACAGCGGCACCGTCCAGACCTCCTACGGGGCCCGCAAGGTCCTCCAGCCATCCCGGATGACGTGGTCTTGGACATGCCAGACGTTTGAGACTCCCGTGTAGATGGATTTAGGGAGGGGGGAGTGTGGGTGTCACTGAGCGGCACGTGTGTAAAACACCTGATAAGCGGAATCGGGTCATGCGTCCCAGAAGTAGGGGGCGTAAAAGGGCTATATAAGGGATAGGCACGAAAACCACGGCCTTTTTTTTTGGGTTCGGCTCCTTGAGTTGTGGCTGCCTTGCTTGCTGTGAGAAGGTATGGAATAaaccttgtttgttgtttgaacccttttcgtttgctgtgtcttccttggcgacggaacggacggactgacgccccgaggttgtggaaacaccggGTTTCCACAGTGGGTATAGGTTATACTTCAACCTCTGTGTAAGAGTTACATGGGCAGCAACGTGGAAAGTGACTACAGGTTATGCTTTAACCTGTGTACAAGGGTTATTCAGAGTATAGGTAACATAGTTACCTCTAGAAATAGAGGTAAAAAGTTTGCAAGTTTTTTACTTCTATTTATGGGTCACGGACTTTAGAGTGTAGAATCGACATCTGCATCACTGAACCACCAGCCTAGAATGTTGTCATCGTGAGGGACGAATacgcaaccgctttggaacgcacactcagcagccgttacttctttggtcgcgtaaaaaaaaagaaaaagaaagaagaaaaacgaataaaaaaGCTGGGTCATACTACAGTGCCACGAAAAGAACCGTAGAAGACAGGTTCGCCTTTCATGCCTGACATGAACGCTTTCGAAGAGGACAATACTTTCTGGGGAACAAATTTCTCGAAAAACAAGCACAAAGGCACGCCAATGTATTTGAAACGGCGAAAATtagtaccaca includes these proteins:
- the LOC135378938 gene encoding uncharacterized protein LOC135378938, producing the protein MSPRTRNPRSHAPPPDRQQHTSQVQRERRQDSRGPQPPHSRATSIATWTVVALNRPVSWASRTRWSSQPRPLRGMDPSQVPPPFRGLTLEDRHPADPPIALTEDERRLLCPVCGVPELHRSAHRRGPLHRAKVEGLREARSTGSDVAAAVAVLQRHRPDLLRGPQGPPAIPDDVVLDMPDV